DNA sequence from the Halorussus limi genome:
ACAGAGCGAAACCCGAGTTCGGTGCTGGTCAACCGCGAGGGTGACCGGTTGCTGTTCGACGCGGGCGAGGGCACCCAGCGCCAGATGATGCGCTTCGGCACGGGGTTCACCATCTCCGAAATCTTCGTCACGCACCTCCACGGCGACCACGTGCTGGGACTCCCCGGACTGGTTCAGACCCTCGACTTCAACGACCGCGAGGAGGCTCTGACCGTCTACACGCCCGCCGGAACCGAGGAGGAAATCGACGCGCTGATTCACGCCGCCGACAACCGCCCGTCGTTTCCGGTCCACGTCTACGGCGTCGGACCCGACGAGGCCGCGGTCCGGCGCGACGACTACGAGGTCCGGACAGTCCGGACCGACCACGACACCAACTCGCTGGGTTACGTACTCGTCGAGGACGACCGCAAGGGCCGGTTCGACCGCGAGAAGGCCGAGGAACTGGGCGTCCCGGTCGGCCCGAAGTTCTCGCGACTCCACGAGGGCGAATCGGTCGAACTCGACGACGGCACGGTCGTCGACCCCGAACAGGTCGTCGGCGACCCCCGACCCGGCCGCCGGTTCGTCTACACCGGCGACACCCGGCCGAGCGCCGAGGTCGCGGAAGTCGCCGACGAGGC
Encoded proteins:
- the rnz gene encoding ribonuclease Z → MSMRVTFLGTGGAVPTTERNPSSVLVNREGDRLLFDAGEGTQRQMMRFGTGFTISEIFVTHLHGDHVLGLPGLVQTLDFNDREEALTVYTPAGTEEEIDALIHAADNRPSFPVHVYGVGPDEAAVRRDDYEVRTVRTDHDTNSLGYVLVEDDRKGRFDREKAEELGVPVGPKFSRLHEGESVELDDGTVVDPEQVVGDPRPGRRFVYTGDTRPSAEVAEVADEADLLVHDATFAEDRADRASDTGHSTARQAGEIASRADVRRLALTHISSRYAGDISDHLAEAREVFDGEAFVPDDGETLDVPYPDE